A stretch of the Desulfuromonas sp. TF genome encodes the following:
- a CDS encoding valine--tRNA ligase yields the protein MEPKLPKGYEPREVEEKWYAVWEQAGFFRADENSPKPHYSIVIPPPNVTGVLHMGHALNNTLQDILCRWKRMTGHEVLWMPGTDHAGIATQNVVEKQLAGEGKDRHELGREKFIERVWQWREESGGQIINQLKRLGASCDWERERFTMDEGLSRAVREVFVRLFEEGLIYRDNRLINWCPRCHTALSDLEVEHEEKKGHLWHLRYPVQGTDRFLVVATTRPETMLGDTAVAVNPGDERYADLIGRKVLLPLVDREIPIIADEYVDREFGSGAVKITPAHDFNDFEIGKRHDLEFINILDESGNINENGGPYDGLERYEARRKVVADLEAQGLIEKIDDYANAVGECYRCRTVIEPYMSKQWYVDVKPLAKEAIAAVEEGRTKIVPQQWEKTYYEWMYNIQDWCISRQIWWGHRIPAWFCDACGEITVSRQDPTECAQCGSADIRQETDVLDTWFSSALWPFSTMGWPDQTETLAKFYPTSCLVTGFDILFFWVARMMMMGIKFMGEVPFTEVYIHALVRDAQGQKMSKSKGNVIDPLTVIEEYGTDAFRFTLAAFAAMGRDIKLSTERIAGYRNFANKLWNASRFALMNLEDFNPEKVDLDKLELTLADRWILSRLSETAKEVDTALTGYKFNDAANALYSFTWHSFCDWYIELIKDELYGDDPQAKACAQAVLFTVLEQLLRLLHPFMPFITEEIWQALPGRRPEKSIMHAACPNGEDLPVDAEGAEKMERIMDVVKAIRNIRGEMDVAPSRQIAAVLDCKSESSAAVMREGEGYVKALARVNDLICGVEVERPAQAATQVAGEVEILLPLAGLIDVGEEEKRLEKEIAKVEKDVAMFSKKLSNEKFVSNAPPEVLEKDRGKLAAAEEKLGILQESLKKIQALK from the coding sequence ATGGAACCGAAGCTCCCCAAGGGGTATGAACCCCGCGAGGTTGAAGAAAAATGGTATGCGGTATGGGAACAGGCCGGATTTTTCCGCGCCGATGAGAATTCTCCGAAACCGCATTATTCCATCGTCATCCCACCGCCCAATGTCACCGGCGTTCTGCACATGGGGCATGCCCTGAATAACACTCTGCAGGACATCCTCTGCCGCTGGAAACGCATGACCGGCCACGAAGTGCTGTGGATGCCGGGGACGGACCATGCCGGCATCGCCACCCAGAACGTGGTGGAGAAACAGCTCGCCGGCGAAGGAAAGGACCGTCATGAACTGGGTCGCGAGAAGTTCATTGAACGGGTCTGGCAATGGCGCGAGGAGTCGGGCGGGCAGATCATCAATCAGCTCAAAAGGCTCGGCGCCTCCTGCGACTGGGAGCGCGAGCGCTTTACCATGGACGAGGGGCTCTCAAGAGCGGTGCGCGAGGTCTTCGTGCGGCTCTTCGAGGAAGGACTCATCTACCGCGACAATCGCCTGATCAACTGGTGCCCTCGCTGCCATACGGCCCTCTCCGACCTGGAAGTCGAGCACGAGGAGAAGAAGGGTCACCTCTGGCACCTGCGTTATCCGGTGCAGGGGACCGATCGCTTCCTTGTCGTCGCCACGACGCGCCCCGAGACGATGCTCGGCGATACCGCCGTCGCCGTCAATCCCGGAGACGAGCGCTACGCCGATCTGATCGGCAGGAAGGTGCTGCTGCCCCTGGTCGACCGGGAGATCCCGATCATCGCCGATGAATACGTCGATAGGGAATTCGGCTCCGGCGCCGTGAAGATCACCCCGGCCCACGACTTCAACGACTTCGAGATCGGCAAGCGCCACGACCTCGAGTTCATCAACATCCTCGACGAATCGGGCAACATCAACGAGAACGGAGGTCCCTACGACGGCCTGGAACGTTACGAGGCCCGCAGAAAGGTCGTTGCCGACCTGGAGGCCCAGGGCCTGATCGAGAAGATCGACGATTACGCCAACGCCGTCGGCGAATGCTACCGCTGCAGGACGGTCATCGAGCCGTACATGAGCAAGCAGTGGTACGTCGACGTCAAGCCTCTGGCCAAGGAGGCGATCGCCGCCGTCGAGGAGGGCCGCACCAAAATCGTCCCTCAGCAATGGGAGAAGACCTACTACGAGTGGATGTACAACATTCAGGACTGGTGCATCAGCCGCCAGATCTGGTGGGGGCATCGCATCCCCGCCTGGTTCTGCGACGCCTGCGGCGAGATCACCGTCTCGCGCCAGGACCCGACGGAGTGCGCCCAATGCGGCAGCGCCGACATCCGGCAGGAGACCGATGTGCTCGACACCTGGTTCTCCAGCGCCCTGTGGCCCTTCTCCACGATGGGCTGGCCCGATCAAACGGAGACTTTGGCCAAGTTCTACCCGACCAGCTGCCTGGTCACCGGTTTCGACATCCTCTTCTTCTGGGTCGCCCGGATGATGATGATGGGCATCAAGTTCATGGGCGAGGTCCCCTTCACGGAGGTCTACATCCATGCCCTGGTGCGCGATGCCCAGGGGCAGAAGATGAGCAAGTCCAAGGGGAACGTGATCGATCCGCTCACCGTCATCGAGGAGTACGGCACCGACGCCTTCCGCTTCACCCTGGCCGCGTTTGCCGCCATGGGGCGCGACATCAAGCTCTCCACCGAGCGCATTGCAGGCTACCGCAACTTCGCCAACAAGTTGTGGAATGCCAGCCGATTCGCACTGATGAACCTGGAGGACTTCAATCCGGAGAAGGTCGACCTGGACAAACTCGAGCTGACCCTCGCCGATCGCTGGATCCTCTCGCGCCTATCCGAGACCGCCAAGGAGGTCGACACGGCTCTGACCGGCTACAAGTTCAACGACGCAGCCAACGCTCTCTATTCCTTCACCTGGCACAGCTTCTGCGACTGGTACATCGAACTGATCAAGGATGAGCTTTACGGCGACGATCCCCAGGCAAAAGCCTGCGCCCAGGCGGTCCTTTTCACCGTACTCGAGCAGCTGTTGCGCCTGCTGCACCCGTTCATGCCCTTCATCACCGAGGAGATCTGGCAGGCCCTGCCCGGGAGGCGCCCCGAAAAATCGATCATGCACGCCGCCTGTCCGAACGGCGAAGATCTGCCCGTCGATGCCGAAGGCGCCGAGAAGATGGAGCGGATCATGGACGTGGTCAAGGCCATCCGCAACATCCGCGGCGAAATGGATGTTGCCCCCAGCAGGCAGATCGCCGCCGTTCTTGACTGCAAGAGCGAGTCGTCCGCAGCCGTGATGCGCGAAGGGGAGGGGTATGTCAAGGCCCTCGCCCGGGTGAATGATCTGATCTGCGGCGTTGAGGTTGAGCGTCCAGCCCAGGCGGCCACGCAAGTGGCGGGAGAGGTGGAGATTCTGCTCCCCCTGGCCGGGCTGATCGATGTCGGCGAGGAGGAGAAAAGGCTGGAGAAGGAGATCGCCAAGGTCGAGAAGGATGTGGCGATGTTCAGCAAAAAACTCTCCAACGAGAAGTTCGTCTCCAATGCCCCTCCGGAGGTCCTGGAGAAGGACCGCGGCAAGCTGGCGGCAGCGGAGGAGAAGCTTGGGATTTTGCAGGAGAGCCTGAAGAAGATACAGGCCTTGAAGTAG
- a CDS encoding response regulator: protein MSKKLLLADDSITIQKVIGITFANEEYDLTIVDNGAIALVRARAERPDLILSDVFMPGKNGYELTAAVKQDPLLQGVPVLLLAGTFEPFDEDKARTSGADGWISKPFESQALIDRVEELLAKGAAAAPAPEPVAEAPAADREEEPAAEWEETFEPGQEPASTDDDLWGAVSFAEEDLGEEPEEFEEEAFVLEEEPVELKLPTSEISGLAQEEDFLFEDEPLELAESPVEKALLRPEEEPFVFEEEPLDLAEETADDKWGNAAAEEEDFVFEEDPLELMEEPPAGEQSAEPAVSAKGDEFDWEELTEPESAASWEESEEEILILEEADILEEEELGIDSFITAETASVALKWEESEETLAAGRDEDIFAAPGPVMAAGQAAEEEFSLSEEGPEWGIAEPDLEEEEPLALEEEGVPAEPVFRPAPASASPESVAAQVQGLSDEELARVVEKVAGTVIERLASTILEKIAWEVIPDLAESMIRDELRRLKGED from the coding sequence ATGAGCAAGAAGCTGTTGTTGGCTGACGACAGTATCACTATTCAGAAGGTCATAGGCATCACCTTCGCCAATGAAGAGTATGACCTCACTATCGTGGACAATGGCGCAATTGCTCTTGTTAGAGCCCGGGCCGAGCGTCCTGACCTGATCCTCTCCGATGTATTCATGCCGGGCAAGAACGGATACGAACTCACCGCTGCCGTTAAGCAGGATCCGCTTCTGCAGGGAGTTCCGGTTCTTCTCCTGGCAGGCACTTTTGAACCTTTCGACGAGGACAAGGCCCGCACCTCGGGAGCGGACGGCTGGATTTCCAAGCCCTTCGAATCGCAGGCGCTCATCGACCGGGTGGAAGAGCTGCTCGCCAAGGGAGCGGCCGCCGCTCCGGCCCCGGAACCCGTTGCGGAGGCGCCGGCTGCCGACAGGGAGGAGGAGCCCGCGGCCGAGTGGGAGGAAACGTTCGAACCTGGTCAGGAGCCGGCTTCCACGGATGACGATCTCTGGGGAGCCGTATCCTTTGCTGAGGAGGACCTTGGAGAGGAGCCGGAGGAATTCGAGGAGGAGGCTTTTGTTTTAGAGGAGGAGCCTGTCGAATTGAAGCTTCCGACCTCTGAGATCTCCGGGCTCGCTCAAGAGGAAGATTTCCTCTTTGAGGACGAACCCCTGGAACTTGCCGAGAGTCCGGTCGAGAAAGCACTACTGCGCCCGGAGGAAGAACCCTTTGTTTTCGAGGAGGAGCCTCTTGATCTGGCTGAGGAAACTGCCGACGACAAGTGGGGGAACGCGGCGGCCGAAGAGGAGGACTTCGTTTTCGAAGAGGACCCCCTGGAACTGATGGAAGAACCTCCCGCCGGCGAACAGTCTGCGGAACCCGCAGTCTCGGCAAAAGGGGATGAATTCGATTGGGAAGAACTCACAGAACCGGAATCCGCTGCCTCCTGGGAAGAGTCGGAGGAAGAAATTCTAATCCTGGAAGAGGCAGATATCCTGGAAGAAGAAGAACTGGGAATCGATTCTTTCATCACCGCGGAGACCGCCTCCGTCGCTCTGAAGTGGGAAGAGAGCGAAGAGACACTTGCGGCAGGCCGGGATGAAGACATCTTTGCGGCGCCTGGACCGGTGATGGCGGCTGGTCAGGCTGCTGAAGAGGAATTCTCCTTAAGCGAGGAAGGGCCCGAGTGGGGAATCGCCGAGCCCGACCTTGAAGAAGAGGAGCCCCTTGCCCTTGAAGAGGAGGGCGTGCCCGCGGAACCGGTTTTCCGACCCGCTCCGGCTTCCGCCTCCCCCGAATCGGTGGCAGCGCAGGTGCAGGGGCTCAGTGATGAAGAACTCGCCCGGGTAGTGGAGAAGGTGGCCGGAACAGTCATTGAGCGGCTGGCATCCACCATCCTTGAGAAAATCGCATGGGAGGTGATCCCCGATCTCGCCGAGAGCATGATCAGGGATGAACTGCGCAGGCTCAAGGGAGAAGATTGA
- a CDS encoding chemotaxis protein CheW, with protein MINTARMKLVFRLGEIGFALSIQDLIEIREDPGGVLDRSEADPGAMLLGRLMLRGEAIPVIDLGTCLELPVSSTSPIVLILAGESGMWGMTADRVEGIFPESEFESRPLPIILGRQDSLPYAGLELWRDEPLVLCDARKLEDYWGGHER; from the coding sequence ATGATAAATACGGCCCGGATGAAGCTCGTGTTCCGCCTGGGTGAAATCGGCTTCGCCCTTTCTATTCAGGACCTGATCGAAATAAGAGAAGATCCGGGCGGAGTCCTTGATCGTTCAGAAGCGGATCCAGGGGCCATGCTGCTCGGTCGGTTGATGCTTCGCGGTGAAGCGATCCCGGTGATCGACTTGGGAACATGCCTGGAACTCCCTGTCTCGTCGACCAGCCCGATCGTTCTCATTCTCGCCGGCGAATCAGGGATGTGGGGAATGACGGCAGACCGGGTCGAGGGGATTTTCCCCGAGTCGGAGTTCGAATCCCGGCCGCTGCCGATTATTCTCGGCCGGCAGGATTCTCTGCCCTATGCGGGGCTGGAGCTCTGGCGGGATGAGCCCCTGGTGCTCTGTGATGCGCGAAAGCTGGAAGATTACTGGGGCGGACATGAGCGCTAA
- a CDS encoding chemotaxis protein CheW, with protein sequence MSAKVALFSLGSTSFALPVEGIRHILFAPRIFPLPLLRSEFCGVFLYQGEIIPLFNLLQRFGMTICPSASRFTAVMSTELGLVGLPAGEAPRIICREQGGLKDAASEEQSPGTDRTFIHAETEYPLLDIEELIAVLPTKETTPVLSSKGTKEA encoded by the coding sequence ATGAGCGCTAAGGTTGCCCTGTTCTCCCTGGGCTCCACATCCTTCGCCCTTCCGGTGGAGGGGATAAGGCATATCCTGTTCGCTCCCAGGATATTTCCACTGCCGTTGCTTAGATCGGAATTCTGCGGTGTTTTTCTCTACCAAGGCGAGATCATCCCATTATTTAATCTCTTGCAACGCTTCGGAATGACGATATGTCCTTCCGCCAGCCGTTTCACCGCCGTCATGAGTACCGAGTTAGGACTCGTCGGTCTGCCGGCCGGAGAGGCCCCGAGAATCATCTGCCGTGAGCAGGGGGGGCTTAAAGATGCTGCCAGCGAGGAGCAGTCTCCAGGGACGGACCGCACCTTCATCCACGCGGAAACGGAATATCCCCTGTTGGACATTGAAGAACTGATTGCAGTTTTGCCCACGAAAGAAACTACACCGGTGCTCTCCTCGAAGGGAACCAAGGAGGCTTGA